From Saccharothrix espanaensis DSM 44229, the proteins below share one genomic window:
- a CDS encoding fumarylacetoacetate hydrolase family protein, giving the protein MRIARIAQPDGLAFASIEGDGDDLTAVEIADDPFANPTFTGRRWPLADVRLLAPFLPPKIVCIGRNYAEHAAELGNEVPDNPLMFLKPNTAVIGPNADIKLPSVSERVDFEGELAVIIGVGGRDIPASRARQSILGYTIANDVTARDLQEADGQWTRAKGFDTFCPLGPWVETEFDPSDVAIRTEVDGVVKQDSRTSLLLHDIPELIEYISAVMTLRPLDVILTGTPAGVGPLRAGQSVSVTVDGLGTLTNTVTNR; this is encoded by the coding sequence GTGCGCATTGCCCGTATCGCCCAACCGGACGGCCTCGCTTTCGCCTCGATCGAGGGCGACGGTGACGACCTGACCGCCGTCGAGATCGCCGACGACCCGTTCGCGAACCCGACGTTCACCGGCCGCAGGTGGCCGCTCGCGGACGTCCGCCTGCTGGCCCCCTTCCTGCCGCCCAAGATCGTCTGCATCGGCCGCAACTACGCCGAGCACGCGGCCGAGCTCGGCAACGAGGTGCCCGACAACCCGTTGATGTTCCTCAAGCCCAACACCGCCGTGATCGGGCCGAACGCGGACATCAAGCTGCCCTCGGTGTCCGAGCGGGTGGATTTCGAGGGGGAGCTGGCCGTCATCATCGGCGTCGGGGGGCGGGACATCCCGGCTTCCCGCGCCCGGCAGTCGATCCTCGGCTACACGATCGCCAACGACGTGACCGCGCGGGACCTCCAGGAGGCCGACGGCCAGTGGACCCGTGCCAAGGGCTTCGACACGTTCTGCCCGCTCGGGCCCTGGGTGGAGACCGAGTTCGACCCGTCCGACGTGGCCATCCGGACGGAGGTGGACGGCGTGGTCAAGCAGGACTCGCGCACCTCGTTGCTGCTGCACGACATCCCGGAGCTGATCGAGTACATCTCGGCGGTGATGACCCTGCGCCCGCTCGACGTCATCCTCACCGGCACCCCGGCAGGCGTCGGACCGCTGCGGGCGGGGCAGTCGGTGTCGGTCACGGTCGACGGGCTGGGCACGTTGACGAACACGGTCACGAACCGCTGA
- a CDS encoding S1 family peptidase — MRPLRTPLPALATLIALLATPATATATATNNTNSPVPTPLEAGTTLGSPPNARCANGFNVRGHLLISTRCANTTDPVTGPGGGQIGPITRIRDTYAVVKVQDPTKWNQLPRIVGSATPITGSAEAPIGARVCAGSALQGWQCGTLQAKNQTVHHPSGSITGLTRTNLCAQPGNDWLPVVSGSQAQGHLIGASGGSGTCTSYFYPINRILQAEAFTLVTA, encoded by the coding sequence ATGAGACCCCTGCGGACACCCCTGCCGGCACTGGCAACCCTCATAGCCCTGCTGGCCACACCAGCCACAGCCACAGCCACAGCCACCAACAACACCAACAGCCCCGTCCCCACTCCCCTAGAAGCCGGCACCACCCTGGGCTCCCCACCCAACGCCCGCTGCGCGAACGGCTTCAACGTCCGGGGCCACCTGCTCATCTCGACCAGGTGCGCCAACACCACCGACCCGGTGACCGGTCCCGGCGGCGGCCAGATCGGCCCGATCACCCGGATCCGCGACACCTACGCCGTCGTGAAGGTCCAAGACCCGACCAAGTGGAACCAACTACCCCGGATAGTCGGTTCCGCCACGCCCATCACCGGCTCGGCGGAAGCGCCGATCGGTGCCCGGGTGTGCGCCGGCAGCGCATTGCAGGGGTGGCAGTGCGGCACCCTCCAGGCGAAGAACCAGACGGTCCACCACCCGAGCGGCTCGATCACCGGACTGACCCGCACGAACCTGTGCGCCCAGCCCGGCAACGACTGGCTGCCCGTGGTCAGCGGCAGCCAGGCGCAAGGCCACCTGATCGGCGCCAGCGGCGGCTCGGGCACCTGCACGTCCTACTTCTACCCGATCAACCGCATCCTGCAGGCCGAGGCATTCACCCTGGTCACAGCCTGA
- the cimA gene encoding citramalate synthase, whose amino-acid sequence MTTLGDSFHVYDTTLRDGAQGEGITYSVSDKLAVARLLDGLGVGFIEGGWPGALPKDTEFFARAARGDLTLKNAQLVAFGSTRKAGVKVQDDKQVRALLDSGAPVVTLVAKSDRRHIERALRTDVAENCAMVRDTVRFLVAEGRRVFLDAEHFFDGFAFDSDTSLRTLESAVEGGADVVVLCDTNGGQLPLGLAETVADVVARTGFRVGIHCQDDTSCAVANTIAAVQAGATHVQCTANGYGERAGNADLFAVVGNLVTKLGLDVLPRESLAELTRVSHALAEIANIAPDSHQAYVGSSAFAHKAGLHASAIKVDPELYNHIDPGAVGNDMRVLVTEMAGRASLELKGREFGIDLTRRPDTLTTVVRKVKELEAGGWSFEAADASLELLLKDELSELDAPPFTLESYRVVLDHTQDGSIVSEATVKVHVAGERVIATAEGNGPVHALDAALRKALLPHLSWLDSVQLNDYKVRILTDQHGTDAVTRVLVESTDGEREWTTVGVHGNIVEASWLALCDALVHKATRVGE is encoded by the coding sequence GTGACCACGCTCGGCGATTCCTTCCACGTCTACGACACGACCTTGAGGGACGGTGCGCAGGGCGAGGGCATCACCTACTCGGTCTCGGACAAGCTCGCGGTCGCGCGGCTGTTGGACGGGCTGGGCGTCGGGTTCATCGAGGGCGGCTGGCCTGGGGCTTTGCCGAAGGACACCGAGTTCTTCGCACGGGCGGCCAGGGGCGATCTGACGCTCAAGAACGCGCAGCTGGTGGCGTTCGGCTCGACCCGCAAAGCGGGCGTGAAGGTGCAGGACGACAAGCAGGTCCGTGCCCTGTTGGACTCGGGGGCGCCTGTTGTCACGTTGGTCGCCAAGTCGGATCGACGGCACATCGAGCGCGCGTTGCGGACCGATGTCGCGGAAAATTGCGCCATGGTGCGCGACACCGTGCGCTTCCTCGTGGCCGAGGGCCGGCGGGTGTTCCTCGACGCCGAGCACTTCTTCGACGGCTTCGCGTTCGACTCCGACACCTCCTTGCGCACGTTGGAGTCCGCTGTGGAGGGTGGCGCGGATGTCGTCGTCCTCTGCGACACGAACGGCGGTCAGCTCCCGCTGGGACTGGCCGAGACCGTGGCCGACGTGGTCGCCCGCACGGGCTTCCGGGTCGGCATCCACTGCCAGGACGACACGTCCTGCGCGGTGGCCAACACCATCGCGGCGGTGCAGGCGGGGGCGACCCACGTGCAGTGCACCGCCAATGGCTACGGCGAGCGAGCGGGTAACGCCGACCTGTTCGCCGTCGTCGGGAACCTCGTGACCAAACTCGGCCTGGACGTGCTACCGCGCGAATCCCTGGCCGAGCTCACCCGTGTCTCCCATGCCCTTGCCGAAATCGCGAACATCGCACCCGACTCCCACCAGGCCTACGTCGGGTCGTCGGCCTTCGCCCACAAGGCGGGGCTGCACGCGAGCGCGATCAAGGTGGACCCGGAGCTCTACAACCACATCGATCCGGGCGCCGTCGGCAACGACATGCGGGTGCTGGTCACCGAGATGGCGGGTCGGGCCAGTCTCGAACTCAAGGGACGTGAGTTCGGGATCGACCTGACCCGCCGGCCTGACACGCTCACCACCGTGGTGCGCAAGGTGAAGGAACTGGAGGCGGGTGGCTGGTCGTTCGAGGCCGCCGACGCCTCGCTGGAGCTGCTGTTGAAGGACGAGCTGTCCGAACTGGACGCGCCGCCGTTCACGCTGGAGTCCTACCGGGTCGTGCTCGACCACACCCAGGACGGTTCGATCGTGTCCGAGGCGACGGTCAAGGTGCACGTGGCGGGCGAACGCGTCATCGCCACGGCCGAGGGCAACGGGCCGGTGCACGCGCTGGACGCTGCGTTGCGCAAGGCGTTGCTGCCACACCTGTCCTGGTTGGACAGCGTGCAGTTGAACGACTACAAGGTGCGCATCCTCACCGATCAGCACGGCACCGACGCCGTCACCCGCGTGCTCGTGGAGTCGACGGACGGCGAACGCGAGTGGACCACGGTCGGCGTCCACGGGAACATCGTCGAAGCCAGTTGGCTTGCGTTGTGTGACGCCCTGGTGCACAAGGCGACGCGTGTGGGGGAGTGA
- a CDS encoding ABC transporter substrate-binding protein has translation MAVAVVLGLAGCGATIAETPSTGGKVTVRNCGVDVTFDQAPKRVVTNDSGIAELMFALGLGDRMAGYVLGDSQEGDVGSSPWKADFAKVPKLASEINKEVVQGASADLVFAGWNYGFSESTGFTPEALKGLGVATYQLTEACLNGVGKQRGIMPPLDALYTDLRNLGTIFGVSDRADALITGYQKQVADAEKLLAGKPRPKVFLYDSGLDQPFTAGKNAAPQDIIGKAGGDNIFGDLDDSWTTVGWESVVARAPEVILINDYADGDANTPDQKRAFLESYPALKEVPAVRDKRFFVLPYAALVESPRNPAAIESFARFLAQG, from the coding sequence GTGGCGGTTGCGGTTGTGCTGGGGCTGGCGGGGTGCGGCGCGACGATCGCGGAGACGCCCTCGACGGGAGGGAAGGTGACGGTCAGGAACTGCGGCGTCGACGTGACGTTCGACCAGGCCCCGAAGCGGGTCGTCACCAACGACTCGGGGATCGCGGAGCTGATGTTCGCGCTCGGGCTGGGCGACCGGATGGCGGGCTACGTCCTCGGTGACAGCCAGGAGGGCGACGTCGGCAGCTCGCCGTGGAAGGCGGACTTCGCCAAGGTCCCGAAGCTGGCCTCGGAGATCAACAAGGAGGTCGTGCAGGGCGCGTCGGCGGACCTGGTGTTCGCCGGGTGGAACTACGGGTTCTCGGAGAGCACCGGGTTCACGCCCGAGGCGTTGAAGGGGCTGGGGGTCGCGACCTACCAGCTGACCGAGGCCTGCCTCAACGGCGTGGGCAAGCAGCGGGGGATCATGCCGCCACTGGACGCGCTGTACACCGACCTGCGCAACCTCGGCACGATCTTCGGGGTGTCCGACCGGGCCGACGCGCTGATCACCGGCTACCAGAAGCAGGTCGCCGACGCGGAGAAGTTGCTGGCGGGCAAGCCGCGGCCGAAGGTGTTCCTGTACGACAGCGGTCTGGACCAGCCTTTTACGGCCGGGAAGAACGCGGCCCCGCAGGACATCATCGGGAAGGCGGGCGGCGACAACATCTTCGGCGACCTGGACGACAGTTGGACCACGGTGGGCTGGGAGTCGGTGGTCGCCCGCGCGCCCGAGGTCATCCTGATCAACGACTACGCGGACGGCGACGCGAACACCCCCGACCAGAAGCGGGCGTTCCTGGAGTCGTACCCGGCGCTGAAGGAGGTTCCGGCGGTGCGCGACAAGCGGTTCTTCGTGCTGCCTTACGCGGCGCTGGTCGAGTCGCCGCGCAACCCGGCGGCGATCGAGTCGTTCGCGCGGTTCCTGGCTCAGGGGTGA
- a CDS encoding ABC transporter ATP-binding protein, with product MVDVEVDGVTVAGILRGVTVSVGGGEVHGIVGPNGSGKSTTLRCVYRALQPTGGVVRLGGRPLAELTVRESAREMAALTQDSHVEFDFTVAEVVAMGRLPHQTGFDGETREDREICASALSRMDAAHLSGRSFLSLSGGERQRVLIARALAQEPNVLVLDEPTNHLDISHQLAVLALVRGLGITVLTVLHDLNLAAAYCDRLHVMDDGLVVVSGKPEDVLTPDVLLEVFRVKAHVVPHPVSGVPQLLFEHRL from the coding sequence GTGGTGGATGTCGAGGTCGACGGGGTCACGGTGGCGGGGATCCTGCGTGGCGTCACGGTGTCGGTGGGCGGCGGAGAGGTGCACGGGATCGTCGGGCCCAACGGCAGCGGCAAGTCCACGACGTTGAGGTGCGTCTACCGGGCGTTGCAGCCGACGGGCGGGGTCGTGCGGTTGGGCGGACGCCCGCTGGCCGAGCTGACGGTGCGGGAGAGCGCGCGCGAGATGGCGGCGTTGACGCAGGACAGCCACGTGGAATTCGACTTCACGGTGGCCGAGGTCGTGGCGATGGGACGGTTGCCGCACCAGACGGGGTTCGACGGGGAGACGCGGGAGGACCGGGAGATCTGCGCGTCGGCGCTGTCCCGGATGGACGCCGCGCACCTGTCCGGCCGGAGCTTCCTGAGCCTGTCCGGTGGCGAGCGCCAACGGGTGCTGATCGCGCGGGCGCTGGCGCAGGAGCCGAACGTGCTGGTGCTCGACGAGCCCACGAACCACCTGGACATCAGCCACCAGCTGGCGGTGCTGGCCCTGGTGCGCGGGTTGGGCATCACGGTGCTGACCGTGCTGCACGACCTGAACCTGGCGGCGGCGTACTGCGACCGGCTGCACGTGATGGACGACGGGCTGGTGGTCGTTTCCGGGAAGCCGGAGGACGTGCTGACGCCGGACGTGCTGCTGGAGGTCTTCCGGGTGAAGGCCCACGTGGTGCCGCACCCGGTGAGCGGAGTTCCCCAGCTGCTGTTCGAGCACCGGCTGTAG
- a CDS encoding FecCD family ABC transporter permease: MTKRLCAGLTVLLALSIVCGVSLGPVSVPFSDVMRLLKAAFTGDVIAAAEAGAYRIVWDIRLPRVLLAAVVGAGLSVVGVAIQAMVRNALADPYVLGISSGASVGATAVATTGLFAALGIYALSTAAFLSALAAMALVYLAARRGGLTPLRLVLTGTAMAYGFSAIAMLLVFQAPRGEAARAAMFWLLGSLGGVTWMSLPIAATVVLAGITYLRVQAKNLNAMSMGDETATTLGVDITRLRKVLFVVTAAMTGVLVAVSGAIGFVGLMLPHLVRLVVGADHRKVLAVAPLAGACFLIWVDVAARLLAAPEELPLGVITAALGVPCFVFLMRGRGYVFGGK; encoded by the coding sequence GTGACCAAACGGCTGTGCGCCGGCCTGACCGTGCTGCTGGCCCTGTCGATCGTGTGCGGCGTGTCGCTGGGGCCGGTGAGCGTCCCGTTCTCCGACGTCATGCGGTTGCTGAAGGCGGCGTTCACGGGAGACGTGATCGCCGCCGCGGAAGCGGGCGCGTACCGGATCGTCTGGGACATCCGGCTGCCCCGGGTGCTCCTCGCCGCGGTGGTCGGAGCGGGGCTGTCGGTCGTGGGCGTGGCGATCCAGGCGATGGTCCGCAACGCCCTGGCCGACCCGTACGTGCTGGGCATCTCGTCGGGAGCGAGCGTCGGCGCGACGGCGGTGGCCACGACCGGCCTGTTCGCGGCGCTGGGCATCTACGCGCTGTCGACGGCGGCGTTCCTGTCGGCGCTGGCCGCGATGGCGCTGGTGTACCTGGCCGCCCGGCGCGGCGGGCTCACCCCGTTGCGGCTGGTGCTCACCGGGACGGCGATGGCGTACGGCTTCTCCGCGATAGCCATGCTGCTGGTGTTCCAGGCACCGCGCGGCGAGGCGGCGCGCGCGGCGATGTTCTGGCTGCTGGGCAGCCTGGGCGGGGTGACGTGGATGTCGCTGCCGATCGCGGCGACGGTGGTCCTGGCTGGCATCACCTACCTGCGGGTGCAGGCGAAGAACCTCAACGCGATGTCGATGGGCGACGAGACCGCGACCACGCTCGGCGTCGACATCACCCGGCTGCGCAAAGTCCTGTTCGTGGTGACGGCGGCCATGACGGGCGTGCTGGTGGCGGTCAGCGGGGCGATCGGCTTCGTCGGCCTGATGCTCCCGCACCTGGTGCGGCTCGTGGTCGGCGCGGACCACCGCAAGGTCCTGGCCGTCGCGCCACTGGCCGGAGCCTGCTTCCTGATCTGGGTCGACGTGGCGGCCCGCCTGCTGGCCGCCCCCGAAGAGCTGCCGCTGGGAGTGATCACGGCGGCGCTGGGCGTGCCGTGCTTCGTGTTCCTGATGCGTGGGCGCGGCTACGTGTTCGGCGGCAAGTGA
- a CDS encoding 3-isopropylmalate dehydrogenase, translated as MRLAVIPGDGIGPEVVAEALKVLGEVVPAAEITRYDLGAARWHATGELLPESVLGELRQHDAILLGAVGDPSVPSGILERGLLLRLRFELDHHVNLRPARLYPGVRSPIADPPEIDMVVVREGTEGLYAGNGGLLRKDTPHEIATEVSINTSFGVERVVRDAFARAANRPRKHLTLVHKTNVLTHAGSLWSRVVEEVSLQHPDVTVAYQHVDAATIHLVTDPARYDVIVTDNLFGDILTDLAAAVTGGIGLAASGNLDVTRRNPSMFEPVHGSAPDIAGQGIADPTAAVLSVALMLDHLGEHEPARRIEASVAFDLATRDHASPGATYAVGDRLAALVSSNVRTG; from the coding sequence ATGCGGCTCGCAGTGATCCCAGGAGACGGGATCGGGCCCGAGGTCGTCGCCGAGGCCCTGAAGGTGCTCGGTGAGGTCGTTCCGGCGGCTGAGATCACCCGCTATGACCTCGGCGCGGCGCGCTGGCACGCCACAGGTGAGCTCTTGCCGGAGTCCGTGCTGGGCGAACTGCGCCAGCACGACGCGATCCTGCTCGGTGCGGTCGGGGACCCCTCGGTCCCCAGCGGCATCCTGGAACGCGGTCTGCTGCTCCGTCTCCGCTTCGAACTGGACCACCACGTGAACCTGCGCCCGGCCCGGTTGTACCCGGGAGTGCGCAGTCCGATCGCCGATCCGCCGGAGATCGACATGGTGGTCGTGCGGGAGGGCACCGAAGGTCTGTACGCGGGCAACGGCGGCCTCCTGCGCAAGGACACGCCGCACGAGATCGCCACCGAGGTGTCGATCAACACCTCGTTCGGGGTGGAGCGGGTGGTGCGGGACGCGTTCGCCCGAGCGGCGAACAGGCCCCGCAAGCACCTCACGCTGGTGCACAAGACCAACGTGCTCACGCACGCGGGTTCGTTGTGGTCGCGCGTGGTGGAGGAGGTGTCGTTGCAGCACCCCGACGTGACGGTGGCCTACCAGCACGTCGACGCGGCGACCATCCACCTGGTCACCGACCCGGCCCGGTACGACGTGATCGTGACGGACAACCTGTTCGGCGACATCCTCACCGACCTGGCGGCGGCGGTGACGGGCGGAATCGGACTGGCGGCCAGCGGCAACCTGGACGTGACGCGGCGCAACCCGAGCATGTTCGAGCCGGTGCACGGCAGCGCGCCGGACATCGCCGGGCAGGGCATCGCGGACCCGACGGCGGCGGTCCTCTCCGTCGCCCTGATGCTCGACCACCTCGGTGAGCACGAGCCCGCCCGGCGGATCGAGGCCTCGGTGGCGTTCGACCTGGCCACCCGGGACCACGCCTCGCCGGGGGCGACCTACGCGGTGGGCGACCGGCTCGCCGCACTGGTCAGCTCGAACGTCCGCACGGGCTGA
- a CDS encoding S8 family serine peptidase, translating into MSRSRVVARSAVPVLAAILVAGSTAAPALAAEDQPAESVAAAHGLDAGKLQLKVGKRLTAAEGRVTAFVELEAKPAVDTYTEKTSQGATKQQAKDAAKATKNDTGKVVDSVVRDLKGKDAATKEVYRTGNGVVGVVVTADADKVREIAQRADVKSVRTVVPKSRQNSSAVQLTNTLKVWQQYGKLGDDTRIGIIDTGIDYTHADFGGPGTIPAFEAIDETKVDASYFPTAKVVGGYDFVGNGYDGESKDPAVNTPKPDPNPIDCNGHGSHVAGTSAGFGVNADGSTFKGDYTKLTGDSLNALRIGPGTAPKALLYALKVFGCEGSTNVTAQALDWSLDPDGDGDFSDHLDVVNLSLGSDYGAPDDPDSLFVRKLNASGVVTVFSAGNGGDLYDIGGAPGSTPESLTVASSRDAYVLRDAAEATAPAAVAGLKSGQYSQSYNYEGKSVTAPVVPLGDAGNKDGCQPLSAADAAAVKGKIAWLEWDDNDASRRCGSGARANNVTAAGAVGAIFSSTLENFSAGIAGNAAIPVIQLTGGATASVRPALTAGTLTVRLAGYLRTALPTYDQAITDTPSSFTSRGVRGPVVKPDVAAPGDSIASAAVGSGNKTAVLSGTSMAAPHTTGIAALVRQAHPDWTPEEVKAAIMNSASADVKADGKTYAPNRVGAGRIDGKAALDNQVLAYVQDDPGAVSASFGVVEVTRPVALSKTVKVVNKSTRWVDYTIDYEALTSIPGVKYELSQRTVRLSPRGIAKVKVTLKIDDPAALRKTVDPTVEATHLDVPRQFLADASGRIVFTPKSGSTVALRVPVYSAPKPAADINTPSNVTFKGNAKQSVLNLTGRGVNQGAYKSLVSVLELQQTSPKLRECRRNVTTNCTLNDTAKGGDLRYVGATSTAPLAKAQGEPQNALLAFGLVTWGNWYNLGNNTVPFVDIDTTGDGVPDFEVYANKLTDTDLLVAVTQDLRTGETVDIQAVNGQFGDVDTNVFDTNVVVLPVLLSSLDIDPNADTSRISYTSGVAGFYVAPGTKNGLIDSIGTPSSFDPLKPGLWVQGGGDAALSYVARPGTALVVNRDAAALTADKADSLLVLNHHNATGDKADVVKVKATRSNRSAD; encoded by the coding sequence GTGAGCCGATCTCGCGTTGTCGCCAGATCAGCGGTACCGGTGTTGGCGGCGATCCTCGTCGCCGGTTCGACCGCCGCGCCCGCGCTGGCCGCGGAGGACCAGCCGGCCGAGTCCGTCGCCGCCGCGCACGGGCTGGACGCCGGCAAGTTGCAGTTGAAGGTGGGCAAGCGGCTGACCGCCGCCGAGGGCCGGGTCACCGCGTTCGTGGAGTTGGAGGCCAAGCCGGCCGTCGACACCTACACCGAGAAGACCAGCCAGGGCGCGACCAAGCAGCAGGCCAAGGACGCCGCCAAGGCCACGAAGAACGACACCGGCAAGGTCGTCGACTCCGTGGTGCGCGACCTCAAGGGCAAGGACGCCGCGACCAAGGAGGTCTACCGGACCGGCAACGGCGTGGTGGGCGTGGTCGTCACGGCCGACGCCGACAAGGTCCGGGAGATCGCGCAGCGCGCGGACGTGAAGTCCGTCCGCACCGTGGTCCCGAAGTCCCGGCAGAACTCCTCCGCCGTCCAGCTGACCAACACGCTCAAGGTGTGGCAGCAGTACGGCAAGCTCGGTGACGACACCCGGATCGGCATCATCGACACGGGCATCGACTACACGCACGCCGACTTCGGCGGTCCGGGCACCATCCCGGCGTTCGAGGCGATCGACGAGACCAAGGTCGACGCCTCCTACTTCCCGACCGCCAAGGTGGTCGGCGGCTACGACTTCGTCGGCAACGGCTACGACGGCGAGAGCAAGGACCCGGCCGTCAACACCCCGAAGCCCGACCCGAACCCGATCGACTGCAACGGCCACGGCTCGCACGTCGCCGGCACGTCGGCGGGCTTCGGCGTCAACGCCGACGGCTCCACGTTCAAGGGCGACTACACCAAGCTGACCGGCGACTCGCTCAACGCGCTGCGCATCGGCCCCGGCACCGCGCCGAAGGCCCTGCTCTACGCGCTGAAGGTGTTCGGCTGCGAGGGTTCGACCAACGTCACCGCGCAGGCCCTGGACTGGTCGCTCGACCCGGACGGCGACGGCGACTTCTCCGACCACCTCGACGTGGTCAACCTGTCGCTGGGCTCCGACTACGGCGCCCCGGACGACCCGGACTCGCTGTTCGTCCGCAAGCTCAACGCCTCCGGCGTCGTGACGGTGTTCTCCGCGGGCAACGGCGGCGACCTGTACGACATCGGCGGTGCGCCGGGCAGCACCCCCGAGTCGCTGACCGTGGCCAGCTCCCGTGACGCGTACGTGCTGCGCGACGCCGCCGAGGCGACCGCGCCGGCCGCCGTCGCGGGCCTCAAGTCCGGCCAGTACAGCCAGTCGTACAACTACGAGGGCAAGTCGGTCACGGCTCCGGTCGTGCCGTTGGGCGACGCCGGCAACAAGGACGGCTGCCAGCCGCTGTCGGCCGCCGACGCGGCCGCCGTCAAGGGCAAGATCGCGTGGCTGGAGTGGGACGACAACGACGCCAGCCGGCGCTGCGGTTCGGGCGCGCGGGCGAACAACGTGACCGCCGCGGGCGCGGTGGGCGCGATCTTCAGCTCGACCCTGGAGAACTTCAGCGCGGGCATCGCGGGCAACGCGGCCATCCCGGTCATCCAGCTCACCGGCGGCGCGACCGCGTCGGTGCGGCCGGCGCTGACCGCGGGCACGCTGACCGTCCGCCTCGCGGGCTACCTGCGCACCGCGCTGCCGACCTACGACCAGGCGATCACCGACACGCCGAGCTCGTTCACCTCGCGCGGCGTGCGCGGCCCGGTCGTGAAGCCGGACGTGGCCGCGCCCGGTGACTCGATCGCCTCCGCGGCGGTCGGCTCGGGCAACAAGACCGCGGTGCTCAGCGGCACGTCGATGGCGGCCCCGCACACCACGGGCATCGCCGCGCTGGTCCGCCAGGCCCACCCGGACTGGACCCCGGAAGAGGTCAAGGCCGCGATCATGAACAGCGCGTCCGCCGACGTGAAGGCCGACGGCAAGACCTACGCGCCCAACCGCGTGGGTGCCGGCCGGATCGACGGCAAGGCGGCCCTGGACAACCAGGTGCTGGCGTACGTGCAGGACGACCCGGGCGCGGTCAGCGCGTCGTTCGGCGTGGTCGAGGTGACCAGGCCGGTGGCGCTGTCCAAGACGGTCAAGGTGGTCAACAAGTCCACCAGGTGGGTCGACTACACGATCGACTACGAGGCCCTGACCAGCATCCCGGGCGTCAAGTACGAGCTGTCGCAGAGGACCGTGCGGCTCAGCCCGCGCGGCATCGCCAAGGTCAAGGTCACGCTGAAGATCGACGACCCGGCGGCGCTGCGCAAGACCGTCGACCCGACGGTCGAGGCCACCCACCTCGACGTGCCGCGCCAGTTCCTGGCCGACGCGTCCGGTCGGATCGTGTTCACGCCCAAGAGCGGGTCCACGGTCGCGCTGCGGGTGCCGGTGTACTCGGCCCCGAAGCCGGCGGCGGACATCAACACGCCGAGCAACGTCACGTTCAAGGGCAACGCCAAGCAGTCGGTGCTCAACCTGACCGGCCGCGGCGTCAACCAGGGTGCCTACAAGTCGCTGGTCAGCGTCCTGGAGTTGCAGCAGACCTCGCCGAAGCTGCGCGAGTGCCGCCGCAACGTGACGACGAACTGCACGCTCAACGACACCGCCAAGGGCGGCGACCTGCGGTACGTGGGCGCCACGTCCACCGCGCCGCTGGCCAAGGCGCAGGGCGAGCCGCAGAACGCGCTGCTCGCGTTCGGCCTCGTGACCTGGGGCAACTGGTACAACCTGGGTAACAACACGGTGCCGTTCGTCGACATCGACACGACCGGTGACGGCGTGCCGGACTTCGAGGTCTACGCGAACAAGCTGACCGACACCGACCTGCTGGTGGCGGTCACGCAGGACCTGCGGACCGGGGAGACGGTCGACATCCAGGCCGTCAACGGCCAGTTCGGCGACGTGGACACCAACGTGTTCGACACGAACGTGGTGGTCCTGCCGGTGCTGCTGTCGTCGCTGGACATCGACCCGAACGCGGACACCTCGCGGATCTCCTACACCTCGGGCGTGGCCGGCTTCTACGTCGCGCCGGGCACGAAGAACGGGCTGATCGACTCGATCGGCACGCCGTCGTCGTTCGACCCGCTCAAGCCGGGCCTGTGGGTGCAGGGCGGCGGCGACGCCGCGCTGTCCTACGTGGCCCGTCCGGGCACCGCGCTGGTGGTCAACCGCGACGCCGCGGCGCTGACCGCCGACAAGGCGGACAGCCTGCTCGTCCTCAACCACCACAACGCCACCGGTGACAAGGCCGACGTGGTGAAGGTGAAGGCGACCAGGAGCAACCGCTCAGCGGACTGA